Proteins from a genomic interval of Clostridium sp. M62/1:
- a CDS encoding VWA domain-containing protein, with protein sequence MDTAERMKRWRLILGAESEGQFQTMEGYGGARLSEEQLMMDQALAAIYNSAAYGGFQAQGGAGQGGGKGPSNPQITRWLGDVRTLFDRELVKIVQGDAMERCGLKQLLFEPEILENLEPDMSLASTLLLLKDQIPKRSKDSVRAFIEKIVEEINRLLEQDVRRAVASAVNRRRHSPIPSASAMDFQRTIQRGLRNYRPEVKKIIPEHFYFFDRTSRTAANRHTVILDVDQSGSMGESVIYSSVMSCILASMAALETRIVAFDTNVVDLTEKCSDPVDLLFGFQLGGGTDIDRSVAYCEKFIENPSKTLFFLISDLEEGGNRASLLRRLASLRESGVSVICLLAIADKGKPYYDAQMAGRIASLGIPCFACAPEKLPALLERALKGQDLTIFEKEISGSS encoded by the coding sequence ATGGATACGGCAGAACGCATGAAACGATGGCGCCTGATTCTTGGCGCAGAGAGCGAGGGGCAGTTTCAGACAATGGAGGGGTATGGAGGAGCCAGGCTGTCAGAGGAGCAGCTGATGATGGATCAGGCCCTTGCCGCCATATATAACAGCGCAGCCTACGGCGGATTTCAGGCTCAGGGAGGAGCCGGACAGGGAGGCGGAAAGGGACCCTCCAACCCTCAGATTACCAGGTGGCTGGGAGATGTGAGAACGCTGTTTGACCGGGAGCTTGTGAAGATTGTGCAGGGTGATGCCATGGAGCGGTGCGGTCTGAAACAGCTTCTGTTTGAGCCGGAGATACTGGAAAATCTGGAGCCGGACATGAGCCTGGCCAGCACCCTTCTGCTCTTAAAGGATCAGATCCCAAAACGCTCGAAGGACAGTGTAAGAGCATTTATAGAGAAAATTGTGGAGGAGATCAACCGGCTGCTGGAGCAGGATGTCAGGAGGGCGGTAGCATCTGCGGTCAACCGACGCCGCCATTCTCCTATCCCGTCGGCCTCTGCCATGGATTTTCAGAGGACGATCCAGAGAGGGCTTAGAAACTACAGGCCGGAGGTGAAAAAGATCATCCCCGAGCATTTTTATTTCTTTGACCGCACCAGCAGGACAGCGGCCAACAGGCATACGGTTATTCTGGATGTGGATCAGAGCGGTTCCATGGGAGAGTCGGTTATCTATTCTTCGGTTATGAGCTGCATTCTGGCCAGCATGGCGGCTTTAGAGACAAGAATCGTGGCCTTTGACACAAATGTGGTAGATTTAACGGAAAAATGCAGTGACCCGGTGGATCTGCTGTTCGGATTCCAGCTGGGAGGAGGAACAGATATTGACCGCTCAGTAGCGTACTGCGAGAAATTCATCGAGAATCCGTCTAAGACCCTGTTTTTTCTGATTTCAGATTTAGAGGAAGGGGGAAACCGGGCCTCCCTTCTGAGACGTCTCGCCTCCCTTCGGGAGTCGGGTGTATCGGTAATCTGTCTGCTGGCCATTGCCGACAAGGGAAAGCCCTACTACGATGCCCAGATGGCAGGCCGCATCGCCTCCCTGGGAATCCCCTGCTTTGCCTGCGCCCCGGAAAAGCTCCCGGCCCTCCTGGAGCGAGCCCTGAAAGGGCAGGACCTCACCATCTTTGAAAAAGAGATTTCAGGAAGTTCATAA
- a CDS encoding DNA adenine methylase, translating into MTSSHTSLTASSTQPHHPSVCGNSHVQKRGTARQQEVAPILKWVGGKRQLLESIVPLIPEYTTYYEPFVGGGAVLFATQPKKAVINDSNAELINVYETVKNQPEELISLLEQHREANCQEYFYQIRALDREPEAYGQLTPVERAARIIYLNKTCYNGLFRVNSSGQFNAPWGRYKNPNISGADNIRAMSAYLNRARVTIKCGDYREALKGIRKGAFVYFDPPYMPLSLSSSFTGYTASGFGEAEQIELKRQCDLLDKRGIKFLLSNSCCEFIENLYSGYTIERVSAKRAINAKADKRGAIDEVLVRNY; encoded by the coding sequence ATGACATCATCACATACATCCTTAACAGCATCATCAACACAGCCGCACCACCCATCTGTGTGCGGAAACTCCCATGTACAGAAACGGGGGACTGCCCGGCAGCAGGAGGTTGCGCCTATCCTCAAATGGGTAGGAGGAAAGCGGCAGCTTCTGGAATCCATTGTGCCGCTGATTCCGGAGTATACCACTTATTATGAGCCCTTTGTGGGAGGAGGTGCAGTCCTGTTTGCCACTCAGCCCAAAAAGGCAGTGATCAATGACTCCAATGCCGAGCTGATCAATGTCTATGAGACTGTGAAAAACCAGCCGGAAGAGCTGATCAGCCTTCTGGAACAGCACAGAGAGGCAAACTGTCAGGAGTACTTTTACCAAATCCGTGCTCTTGACCGGGAGCCGGAAGCCTACGGACAGCTGACGCCTGTGGAGAGAGCTGCCAGGATCATCTATCTGAATAAAACCTGCTATAACGGTCTCTTTCGTGTCAACAGCTCCGGCCAGTTCAACGCGCCCTGGGGGCGTTACAAAAACCCGAATATCTCAGGGGCGGACAACATCCGGGCTATGAGCGCCTACCTGAACCGGGCCAGGGTGACAATCAAATGCGGAGACTACAGGGAAGCCCTGAAGGGGATCCGAAAGGGAGCCTTTGTCTACTTCGACCCGCCTTATATGCCCCTCAGCTTATCCTCCTCCTTTACCGGCTACACGGCGAGCGGGTTCGGCGAGGCAGAGCAGATTGAGCTGAAGCGCCAGTGCGACCTCCTGGATAAAAGAGGAATCAAATTTCTGCTCTCCAATTCCTGCTGTGAATTTATAGAAAACCTTTACAGCGGCTATACCATAGAGCGTGTTTCAGCCAAGCGGGCTATCAATGCAAAGGCAGATAAGCGGGGAGCCATCGACGAGGTTCTGGTGAGAAATTACTGA